A region of the Candidatus Bathyarchaeota archaeon genome:
ACAATTCAAGCATAGTGCTCACGTTTGAAAACCTTTCAACGTTGCTTTAAGCTATAGGAAACGGTAAATCTTGACGAAGAAAAAGGGAAAAGAACTGCAAGAAAAAATCTCGGAGACAAATCACCGTAGAAAGATGGCACTTATAGGTTTGATCATAGGCATAGCCCTTATTATCCTAGGCCAACTGGTATCATTCACAGCTCTTTTTATCACAGGCTTCGCAGTTCTTACAATTTGCTCGGGTGCAACCTCGTTCTTCGCTATTTTGAAGCAGCAATATGCAAAAGCGTTGAAGACGAAGATAGAGGAAGAAGCGAAGCCTCCTCCAGTGAACGTGTGCCCTCGATGTGGCACAAAAGCTAAAAAGAACGTGAAATACTGCCCAAAATGCGGAAAGAAAATACAAACTAAAAAACCCTAAGCCAGAGTTGAAAGATGTTCAGTCACAAAAACGAGTTTTGAGATAGTTACAGTTGTGCGTTTGCGTTAAGCTTT
Encoded here:
- a CDS encoding zinc-ribbon domain-containing protein, which gives rise to MTKKKGKELQEKISETNHRRKMALIGLIIGIALIILGQLVSFTALFITGFAVLTICSGATSFFAILKQQYAKALKTKIEEEAKPPPVNVCPRCGTKAKKNVKYCPKCGKKIQTKKP